In the Methanosphaera stadtmanae DSM 3091 genome, TAAAAATACTAATTCTATTAATAGTTCTGTAGTTATACCTTCTGTAATTTTATGTATTATTTCTGAAGCAAATAATATTAAAAGTACTCCTGGAAGAATATATTTTAGTATCCATATCCATTTTGATCCTATGTGTACTATTGATTTTTCATTTAAAATTGGTACTAATTTATCAATACCATATAACCATCCAAAGATTATTGCTTGAAGAAGTATTGCAAATAATATTCCATATTGATTTATGAATTCATCTGCTATTGCAAGAATATAGTTTCCTGCTCCTGTTGTAAATATTATGGATGTTAAAAATCCAAAGAAACAAACAATAGTTGCTGTTTTTGATCTACTCATCTTAAATTTTTTAGCTAAAGATAAACTCATTGGTTCAATAAATGCAAACATAGTTGTTACTCCTGCAAAGAAGACACATAAAAAGAATGCTGGACCAATAATATATGCTACATCACCCATTATATTGAATATTTCTGGGAATACTACAAATATTAATCCAGTACCTGATGTTGCTATTTGTTCAATTCCAAGTCCTGTTTTTAGTGACATAAATCCTAGTATGTTAAATACTCCTATTGCTGTTATTATTTCAAAACTTGAATTTGATGCAGCAACAACTAAAACACTATCTACTAGATGATCATTATTATCAAGATAACTTGCATATGTAAGTGCAATTGATTGTCCTACAGATAATGAAAATAGTACTTGTGTAAATGCTGCAAGCCATATGTCACTATTTAGAAGAGCACTCCAATCTGGATTAAAAAGATTAGTTAATCCTATCATATGACCATTAAGTGTAAATGAGTATGCTACTATTAAAAACATGATACATATTAGAGAGGGTATTGTTATTTTCACTACTTTTCCAATTCCATTTTCAATATTTTTACGTGATACTAACCATAAAAATAT is a window encoding:
- a CDS encoding sodium-dependent transporter, producing the protein MGVAYISASKKTNEAYKWGSNISFLFAMIGAAIGLGNIWRFSYIVYSNGGGSFFIPYIFAILTLGVPFLILEYGLGVKHRDSLSSILKNLNPKFEVIGWFIVFLVFLVMTYYIVIIGWDVIYLLLGFTKQWGSDPNLFFNTNIVVGGNNLSHITTIVWPTFIIVTLVWIFLWLVSRKNIENGIGKVVKITIPSLICIMFLIVAYSFTLNGHMIGLTNLFNPDWSALLNSDIWLAAFTQVLFSLSVGQSIALTYASYLDNNDHLVDSVLVVAASNSSFEIITAIGVFNILGFMSLKTGLGIEQIATSGTGLIFVVFPEIFNIMGDVAYIIGPAFFLCVFFAGVTTMFAFIEPMSLSLAKKFKMSRSKTATIVCFFGFLTSIIFTTGAGNYILAIADEFINQYGILFAILLQAIIFGWLYGIDKLVPILNEKSIVHIGSKWIWILKYILPGVLLILFASEIIHKITEGITTELLIELVFLALVIIIPVILTKLPETKDN